TTTTCTTGCTTCTAAGTCAACATCATCATTTTCTTTTACGTAGTAACTTACATCAGCGATATGAACTGATAAAATGAATTCACCATTTTCAGTTTTTTTAATACTAATTGCATCATCAAAATCTTTAGTATCTTCACCATCGATTGTTACAATAACTTCATTTCGTAGATCTACTCTATTTTCTATATTTTCATTTTTTATATCTTGAGGGATTTGTTTAGCTTTTTCTAAAACTTCTTTAGAAAAAATGTGATTTACTTCGCTTTTTTCTATAGCTAATTCTATATCTTTAAAAGGTGAATTAAGATCACCGAATCTATCTACTAAATCAATGATGATGTAATTATTTTTAATTTCTATAATTTTAACTTTAACAACTTCGTGTGGAAAAAAACTGTATTTTTTAAATCACCTAAAACGCGATTGAATTTTAGAATCAAATGGTGTAAAATCAAAAAAACCGTTGTTGACTTTAATATATCCAAAATATTGTTTATCAGATCTTTCTAATATTTTATTAATAGCACAAAATAATCCTTCTTTATTTTCTTCTTGAAAACAAGTTGCTTCAACGATGTCACCATCTAAAGAGTTTAAAGTGTAAAATTTAGGCACAAAATAAGATTCTTCATTCTCTGTTTTTATAAAACCAAAACCTCTATTATTTAAAGAAAATTCTCCTTTTATTTTAATAGCTTCTTTTTTGTAAAAGTAAAAATCATTCTTACAAAAAAGAAGATTTTTCTTTAGCATTTCATTTAAAAAAATAGAAAACTCTTTATTGAATTTTCTATCTATGTTTAGTTTTTTAACTAAGGATAAATAATTAATCTCATTTTTTTGTGCTAAGGTTTGTATTTCTTTAATATTAAAATTTTTCATGCTTAAAATAATCTAAATAGTAGTGCAAATAATAACAAAAAAGATCCCAGTCCAAACATTGTTCATTTTAAAATTTTCTTAAAACCTCTTTCTTTTGAGACTTTAAATAAATCTAAATCAGAAGAACCAACTAAAGCACCAGAAAAACCATTAGAATCAGGGGACATTAATAAAGAAACAATCATTATTCCTAATGAAATAATAATTAAAATAGTCATTATTACTACTTTCATGTATCTCCTTTTATTATAAAATATAATTAATTATAACATTTAGAAATAAAATAAGAATGAAAAGGATTAAAATGAAAATAGTATTAGCGGGAACTCCTGAATTTAGTGTACCTATTTTTGAAGAAATAATTAATAATTTAAATGTTGTTGCAATTATTTCGCAACCAGATAAACCAGCTAATAGGGGTTATAAAGTAATACCAACACCTGTAAAAGAATTAGCGCAAAAATATAATATTAAACTATTTCAACCAAATAAAATATCAGAAATAAAAGAAGAATTAGAAAAGTTAGAATACGACATTTTAGTTACAGCCGCATTTGGTCAGTGAATTCCGGATTCAGTTTTAAAAATAGCAAAAATAGCTTCTGTAAATATACATGGATCAATTTTACCTAAATACAGAGGAGCTGCTCCTATACAACATTCTTTATTAAATGGAGACAAAGAAACGGGCATAACTTTAATTTATATGGTAAAAGAAATGGATGCTGGAGATATGCTAGCTAAAGCATATTTAAAAATCGAAGAAGAAGACACTTCAAAGGAATTGTTTGAAAAATTATCAAATTTAGCTAAGGAAAATATAGTTGATTGATTAAAAAAATTATACAATAATCAACTATCTATAACTCAACAACAACATTCAGAAGCCACTTTAGCACCAAAAATCGAAAAAAGCTTTTCTCAGGTGTTTTTAACCGATGATTACTTAGAAGTATATAAAAAAATAAAAGCTCTTAATGAAAATCCGGGAGCATTTATTCTTACTAAAGAAAATAAGAGATTAAAATTATTTAGAGCATCTTTGAATTTTGTTAAAAGTTCCATAAAATTGAATTTTAAAAATGGTGATTTATATATATATGAATACCAATATGAAGGTAAAAAGAAAATAAATGTTAAAAGTCAATAAAAAAAGAATATAAAAAAACTAGAGAAAATAACTCTAGTTTTTATTTTCTGTTGAGCATTTACATACACCACAAGAACATTCTCTACTACATGAGCATTCTTTGCAAAAGCATTCAGTATTCATATTTTCTCCTTATTAAAAATAAATAATAACTTTTTTTATTTTAAAAGAAAAAATAAAAAAAGTGTCTTAAATCTAAAAAAATCCAAAATTATAGTAATTTTATTCCTTTTTTAGCTAAAGATTCTTTATATTTTTCTGGTCAAAAACTAGATTGAACTTCTCCAATATGTTTTTTTTCTAATAAAAGCATACTTACTCTACTTTGCCCTATACCGCCACCAATTGTGTAAGGTAATAATTCATTAATTATTTTATAGTGATATGGTGAAATTTTTTCTATTTCTTTTGAGCTTTTATTTGCTTGTTCG
This genomic interval from Mesomycoplasma molare contains the following:
- the secG gene encoding preprotein translocase subunit SecG; translated protein: MKVVIMTILIIISLGIMIVSLLMSPDSNGFSGALVGSSDLDLFKVSKERGFKKILKWTMFGLGSFLLLFALLFRLF
- the fmt gene encoding methionyl-tRNA formyltransferase, which translates into the protein MKIVLAGTPEFSVPIFEEIINNLNVVAIISQPDKPANRGYKVIPTPVKELAQKYNIKLFQPNKISEIKEELEKLEYDILVTAAFGQWIPDSVLKIAKIASVNIHGSILPKYRGAAPIQHSLLNGDKETGITLIYMVKEMDAGDMLAKAYLKIEEEDTSKELFEKLSNLAKENIVDWLKKLYNNQLSITQQQHSEATLAPKIEKSFSQVFLTDDYLEVYKKIKALNENPGAFILTKENKRLKLFRASLNFVKSSIKLNFKNGDLYIYEYQYEGKKKINVKSQ